One Granulicella sp. 5B5 DNA window includes the following coding sequences:
- a CDS encoding alpha-glucosidase — MSFRPAHVLRTHISRRLASLRTMYRPASLTTLFAALLFAATLFSGTAIAQSLPGSTIAGAPWWQHAVVYEIYPRSFQDTNGDGIGDLNGITSRLDYLQHLGVDAIWIAPMYPSPQVDFGYDISNYEAVDPQYGTLADMDRLIAEGKKHHVRILLDMVLNHTSDKAQWFIDSASSRTNPKHNWYVWNDGISADTPGVSAWQKRFEHEGKVPPNNWVSGFGGSAWQWVPAVHQFYYHEFYKQQPDLNWRNPEVEKACFAAMRFWLDRGVAGFRLDAIPTLFEDPKLHNNPELGGTNAYGDPRVGDTYTSNLPEVHGVIRRMRAMVSSYPGDRVLIGETYLPNTAELDKWYGGAAQNELQLPMDMLLGFHGDHDKLDADSFRKHIMEAETQVHGGRPLFVFDNHDNVRAINRYGDGTPNPAVDRPLVNKVLDAVLFTVPATALTYYGEDIGMVTTTPTRREDVKDPIGITGWPKEKGRDGERTPMQWTPGPQAGFSTNPHTWLPIPPSYKTVNVEVESKEAHSQLEWFEKLTALRRDNPALRDGGITMLDPTNPSVLSYLRSTGSGAVTVVAHNFTAQPQTVSLTSAAVPHGAVHTLLTDAPSLESTTSLTHITLPPYSSWIGSVK; from the coding sequence ATGTCGTTTCGCCCCGCACACGTGCTCCGCACGCACATTTCCCGCCGACTGGCGTCGCTTCGCACGATGTATCGCCCTGCCTCGCTGACCACCCTGTTTGCGGCCCTTCTCTTCGCCGCTACTCTCTTCTCCGGCACCGCGATCGCGCAGTCCCTGCCGGGTTCCACTATCGCCGGCGCTCCCTGGTGGCAGCACGCCGTCGTCTACGAGATCTATCCCCGCAGCTTTCAGGACACCAACGGCGACGGCATCGGCGACCTCAACGGCATCACCTCGCGCCTCGACTACCTCCAGCATCTCGGCGTCGACGCCATCTGGATCGCCCCCATGTACCCCTCCCCACAAGTCGACTTCGGCTACGACATCTCCAACTACGAGGCCGTCGACCCCCAGTACGGCACCCTCGCCGACATGGACCGCCTCATCGCCGAAGGCAAAAAGCACCACGTCCGCATCCTCCTCGACATGGTCCTCAACCACACCTCCGACAAGGCCCAGTGGTTCATCGACTCCGCCAGCTCCCGCACCAACCCCAAGCACAACTGGTACGTCTGGAACGACGGTATCTCCGCAGATACCCCCGGCGTCTCCGCGTGGCAAAAACGCTTCGAGCACGAAGGAAAGGTCCCGCCCAACAACTGGGTCTCCGGCTTCGGCGGCTCCGCCTGGCAGTGGGTGCCCGCCGTTCATCAGTTCTACTACCACGAGTTCTACAAGCAGCAGCCCGACCTCAACTGGCGCAACCCCGAGGTCGAAAAGGCCTGCTTCGCCGCCATGCGTTTCTGGCTCGACCGCGGCGTAGCCGGCTTCCGTCTCGACGCCATCCCCACGCTCTTTGAGGACCCCAAGCTGCACAACAACCCGGAGCTCGGCGGCACCAACGCCTACGGCGATCCGCGCGTCGGCGACACCTACACCAGCAACCTGCCTGAGGTGCACGGCGTCATCCGCCGCATGCGCGCGATGGTCTCCAGCTATCCCGGCGACCGCGTCCTCATCGGCGAAACCTACCTGCCCAACACCGCCGAGCTCGACAAGTGGTACGGCGGCGCCGCGCAGAACGAGCTCCAGCTCCCCATGGACATGCTGCTCGGCTTCCACGGCGACCACGACAAGCTCGACGCCGACAGCTTCCGCAAACACATCATGGAGGCTGAAACCCAGGTCCACGGCGGCCGCCCGCTCTTCGTCTTCGACAACCACGACAACGTCCGCGCCATCAATCGCTACGGCGATGGCACACCCAACCCCGCCGTCGACCGCCCGCTAGTCAACAAGGTCCTCGACGCCGTCCTTTTCACCGTCCCCGCCACCGCGCTCACCTACTACGGCGAGGACATCGGCATGGTCACCACCACGCCCACCCGCCGCGAAGACGTCAAAGACCCCATCGGCATCACCGGCTGGCCCAAGGAGAAAGGCCGCGACGGCGAGCGCACGCCCATGCAGTGGACACCCGGCCCGCAGGCTGGCTTCAGCACCAACCCCCACACCTGGCTCCCCATTCCACCCAGCTACAAAACGGTCAACGTAGAAGTCGAGTCCAAAGAGGCCCACTCGCAGCTTGAGTGGTTCGAAAAACTCACCGCTCTCCGCCGCGACAACCCCGCCCTCCGCGACGGCGGCATCACCATGCTCGACCCCACCAACCCCAGCGTGCTCTCCTACCTCCGCTCCACCGGCTCCGGCGCAGTTACCGTGGTTGCACACAACTTCACCGCGCAGCCGCAAACGGTCTCGCTCACCAGCGCAGCCGTCCCCCACGGCGCAGTCCACACGCTGCTCACCGACGCCCCCTCACTCGAATCCACCACCTCGCTCACCCACATCACGCTGCCGCCATACAGCAGCTGGATCGGTAGCGTAAAGTAA